The following are from one region of the Myotis daubentonii chromosome 2, mMyoDau2.1, whole genome shotgun sequence genome:
- the POLDIP3 gene encoding polymerase delta-interacting protein 3 isoform X1 — MADISLDELIRKRGAAAKGRLSVRPGVGGIRSYFGIQQSFLSQPARTATFQQKFDARQKIGLSDARLKLGVKDAREKLLQKDARFRIRGKVQDAREMLNSRKQQSMAPQRPHQVADAREKLSLKRSSPASFMSPPIGTVTPALKLTKTIQVPQQKAMTPPHAHPAGMRINVVNNHQGRQNLYDLDEDDDIAAPIPSKQMKLATSSSFLHHMAGLSSSKLSMSKAPPLTKVVQNDAYTAPALPPSVRTKALTNMSRTLVNKEDSPKELPPAEPVLSPLEGTKMTVNNLHPRVTEEDIVELFCVCGALKRARLVHPGVAEVVFVKKDDAITAYKKYNNRCLDGQPMKCNLHMNGNVITSDQPILLRLSDSPSVRKESELPRRANSAASSNPPAEVDPDTILKALFKSSGVSVATQPTEFKIKL; from the exons GCTCAGTGTCAGACCAGGAGTTGGAGGTATCCGATCTTATTTTGGGATCCAGCAGAGCTTCCTCAGCCAGCCAGCACGCACAGCCACCTTCCAGCAGAAGTTTGATGCCCGGCAGAAGATCGGCCTCTCGGATGCCCGGCTCAAGCTGGGAGTCAAGGATGCCCGAGAAAAGCTTCTGCAGAAAGATGCTCGTTTCCGGATCAGAGGGAAAGTGCAGGATGCCAGAGAGATGTTGAACTCCCGCAAGCAGCAGAGCATGGCTCCCCAGAGGCCCCACCAGGTAGCTGATGCCCGGGAGAAGCTCAGCTTGAAGCGGAGTTCCCCTGCTTCCTTCATGAGCCCCCCCATCGGGACGGTGACTCCAGCGCTGAAGCTCACTAAAACCATCCAG GTCCCACAGCAGAAGGCCATGACACCGCCTCATGCCCATCCTGCTGGAATGAGGATTAACGTCGTCAACAATCACCAGGGGAGACAG aatttataTGACCTGGATGAAGATGATGACATTGCAGCTCCCATTCCTAGTAAACAGATGAAATTGGCAACCTCCAGCAGCTTTCTCCACCACATG GCCGGGCTGAGCAGTTCCAAGCTTTCCATGTCCAAGGCCCCCCCTCTCACCAAAGTGGTTCAGAATGATGCGTACACAGCTCCTGCTCTCCCCCCCTCGGTTCGAACGAAAGCCTTGACCAACATGTCCCGGACACTAGTGAACAAGGAGGATTCCCCCAAAGAGCTGCCGCCTGCTGAG CCTGTCCTCAGCCCTTTGGAAGGGACCAAGATGACTGTGAATAACCTACACCCTAGGGTCACCGAGGAGGACATTGTT gagcttttctgtgtgtgtggagCCCTGAAGCGGGCTCGGCTGGTCCATCCGGGGGTAGCAGAGGTGGTTTTTGTGAAGAAGGATGATGCCATCACCGCATACAAGAAATACAACAACCGGTGTCTGGACG GGCAACCAATGAAGTGCAACCTTCACATGAATGGGAACGTCATCACCTCCGACCAGCCCATCCTGCT ACGGCTGAGTGACAGCCCCTCGGTGAGAAAGGAGAGTGAGCTGCCTCGCAGGGCGAACTCTGCCGCCTCGTCCAACCCTCCAGCTGAGGTGGACCCCGACACCATCCTGAAGGCGCTCTTCAAGTCCTCGGGCGTCTCTGTGGCCACACAGCCCACAGAATTCAAAATCAAACTTTGA
- the POLDIP3 gene encoding polymerase delta-interacting protein 3 isoform X2: protein MADISLDELIRKRGAAAKGRLSVRPGVGGIRSYFGIQQSFLSQPARTATFQQKFDARQKIGLSDARLKLGVKDAREKLLQKDARFRIRGKVQDAREMLNSRKQQSMAPQRPHQVADAREKLSLKRSSPASFMSPPIGTVTPALKLTKTIQVPQQKAMTPPHAHPAGMRINVVNNHQGRQNLYDLDEDDDIAAPIPSKQMKLATSSSFLHHMPVLSPLEGTKMTVNNLHPRVTEEDIVELFCVCGALKRARLVHPGVAEVVFVKKDDAITAYKKYNNRCLDGQPMKCNLHMNGNVITSDQPILLRLSDSPSVRKESELPRRANSAASSNPPAEVDPDTILKALFKSSGVSVATQPTEFKIKL, encoded by the exons GCTCAGTGTCAGACCAGGAGTTGGAGGTATCCGATCTTATTTTGGGATCCAGCAGAGCTTCCTCAGCCAGCCAGCACGCACAGCCACCTTCCAGCAGAAGTTTGATGCCCGGCAGAAGATCGGCCTCTCGGATGCCCGGCTCAAGCTGGGAGTCAAGGATGCCCGAGAAAAGCTTCTGCAGAAAGATGCTCGTTTCCGGATCAGAGGGAAAGTGCAGGATGCCAGAGAGATGTTGAACTCCCGCAAGCAGCAGAGCATGGCTCCCCAGAGGCCCCACCAGGTAGCTGATGCCCGGGAGAAGCTCAGCTTGAAGCGGAGTTCCCCTGCTTCCTTCATGAGCCCCCCCATCGGGACGGTGACTCCAGCGCTGAAGCTCACTAAAACCATCCAG GTCCCACAGCAGAAGGCCATGACACCGCCTCATGCCCATCCTGCTGGAATGAGGATTAACGTCGTCAACAATCACCAGGGGAGACAG aatttataTGACCTGGATGAAGATGATGACATTGCAGCTCCCATTCCTAGTAAACAGATGAAATTGGCAACCTCCAGCAGCTTTCTCCACCACATG CCTGTCCTCAGCCCTTTGGAAGGGACCAAGATGACTGTGAATAACCTACACCCTAGGGTCACCGAGGAGGACATTGTT gagcttttctgtgtgtgtggagCCCTGAAGCGGGCTCGGCTGGTCCATCCGGGGGTAGCAGAGGTGGTTTTTGTGAAGAAGGATGATGCCATCACCGCATACAAGAAATACAACAACCGGTGTCTGGACG GGCAACCAATGAAGTGCAACCTTCACATGAATGGGAACGTCATCACCTCCGACCAGCCCATCCTGCT ACGGCTGAGTGACAGCCCCTCGGTGAGAAAGGAGAGTGAGCTGCCTCGCAGGGCGAACTCTGCCGCCTCGTCCAACCCTCCAGCTGAGGTGGACCCCGACACCATCCTGAAGGCGCTCTTCAAGTCCTCGGGCGTCTCTGTGGCCACACAGCCCACAGAATTCAAAATCAAACTTTGA
- the RRP7A gene encoding ribosomal RNA-processing protein 7 homolog A, whose protein sequence is MVARRRKRAARDAEEGIPSPPGYSAVPIKFSEEQKASHYLYMREHRVRDGARSSWPLKRTLFVLNVPPYCTEECLARLLSPCGPVQSVELQGKPELTESPKEPKSKFFHPKPVAGFQVAYVVFQKPKGVSAALALKGPLLVSTESHPVKSGIHKWISDYTDSVLDPEALRVEVDTFMEAYDRKMAEEEAKAKEEEGVPDEEGWVKVTRRGRRPVLPRTEAASLRVLEREKRKRARKELLNFYAWQHRETKMEHLAQLRKKFEEDKQRIELMRAQRKFRPY, encoded by the exons ATGGTGGCGCGCAGGAGGAAGCGTGCGGCGCGGGACGCCGAAGAGGGGATCCCGAGCCCCCCTGGCTACTCAG ccGTTCCCATCAAGTTCTCCGAGGAGCAGAAGGCTTCCCACTACCTGTACATGAGAGAGCACAGAGTTCGAGACGGCGCCAGGTCTTCCTGGCCTCTGAAGAGGACGCTGTTTGTCCTCAATGTGCCCCCTTACTGCACAGAG GAGTGCCTGGCCCGCCTCCTCTCCCCCTGTGGCCCCGTGCAGTCAGTGGAATTACAGGGGAAGCCCGAGCTCACCGAGAGCCCCAAGGAGCCAAAGTCGAAGTTTTTTCACCCCAAGCCTGTTGCG GGCTTCCAGGTGGCCTACGTGGTGTTCCAGAAGCCGAAAGGGGTGTCGGCTGCCTTAGCCCTGAAGGGCCCTTTGCTGGTCTCGACAGAGAGTCACCCCGTGAAGAGCGGCATTCACA AGTGGATCAGTGACTACACAGACTCCGTGCTGGACCCGGAGGCCCTGCGAGTGGAAGTGGACACATTCATGGAGGCGTACGACAGGAAGATGGCCGAG GAGGAAGCGAAGgccaaggaggaggaaggggtccCGGACGAGGAGGGCTGGGTGAAGGTGACACGCCGTGGCCGGCGGCCCGTGCTGCCCCGGACGGAGGCAGCCAGCCTGCGGGTGCTGGAGAGGGAGAAGCGGAAGCGCGCCCGCAAGGAGCTGCTCAACTTCTACGCCTGGCAGCACCGGGAGACCAAGATGGAGC ATCTAGCGCAGCTGCGCAAGAAGTTCGAGGAGGACAAGCAGAGGATTGAGCTGATGCGGGCCCAACGCAAATTCCGTCCCTACTGA